The genomic stretch AAGAGGTCTTTGTTTGCTTGTTGGGGTTGCACAGGATGACACAGAAGAGGATGCTGATTATCTTTGTGAAAAGGTTGCAAACCTTAGAATATTTGAGGATGAAACCTCGAAGTTTAACCTTTCTTTGATGGATATAGGTGGTGAAGTTTTAGTTATCTCAAACTTTACAGTAATGGGCGATGCAAGAAAGGGAAGAAGACCAAATTTCATGTTTGCAGCAGAAAAAGAAAAGGCAGAGAGGTTGTATAACTATTTTGTTGAAAAGCTCAAACAGAAAGTACGAAAGGTTGAATGTGGAGTTTTTCAAGCACACATGGAGGTAAGTATATTAAATGACGGGCCTGTGACAGTTTTACTCGACAGTAAGAAGATTTTCTGATCAGATTTTTTGAAAAAGTAGAGGGGGTAAAAATTTGATGTTTTTTAAATGCATTGAGGTTGGGGATGTGGTGACAAACTGTTATGTATTTGGAAAAAAAGAGGTTGTCATTATTGACCCGGGAGATGATGCAACAAAAATTGAAAACATTATTGTTGAAAATGACCTTATTCCACGAGCTATACTTTTGACGCATGGACATTTTGACCATTTTTTGGGCTGCTGCTATCTGAAGCAGAGGTTTAAGCTTCCAGTTTACGCGCACCGAGAAGAAAAAGAAGTATTGTTAAATCCAGTATATAACCTTTCGTACCTTATTGGTTCGGAGATAAAGATGATATGTGATGGATATTTTGAAGACGGAGATGTGTTTGAATTTACTGATTTTTCATTGAAAGTATTACATACACCTGGACACACACCTGGTTCGAGCTG from Caldicellulosiruptor kronotskyensis 2002 encodes the following:
- a CDS encoding MBL fold metallo-hydrolase, producing MFFKCIEVGDVVTNCYVFGKKEVVIIDPGDDATKIENIIVENDLIPRAILLTHGHFDHFLGCCYLKQRFKLPVYAHREEKEVLLNPVYNLSYLIGSEIKMICDGYFEDGDVFEFTDFSLKVLHTPGHTPGSSCFLSDNILFSGDTLFKDSYGRADLPLGNQDMIYKSIKEKLLTLPRNTKVYPGHGVPTTISDELKNF
- the dtd gene encoding D-aminoacyl-tRNA deacylase, which encodes MRAVVQRVKEAFVIVDGKEVGRIQRGLCLLVGVAQDDTEEDADYLCEKVANLRIFEDETSKFNLSLMDIGGEVLVISNFTVMGDARKGRRPNFMFAAEKEKAERLYNYFVEKLKQKVRKVECGVFQAHMEVSILNDGPVTVLLDSKKIF